A genomic region of Bdellovibrionales bacterium contains the following coding sequences:
- the galU gene encoding UTP--glucose-1-phosphate uridylyltransferase GalU: MPNTVKIAVIPTAGLGTRFLPASKAIPKELFPIIDRPILLYVVEEAVRSGIENIVLVNGRGKAAIEDFFDTSYELEDRLIKTGKENWFEEIQRIKSLANIISIRQKKAEGLGHAVLASQPIIGRAPFAVLLGDELMINSKTETPAIGQLMNHFEDTRISTVAVMEVEKSETEKYGIIGHSGQIDGKFKVDFVTEKPRPENAPSPLALPGRYVFSASIFSLLQNLSPGMGGEIQLTDAMTDLAKSEGLFAMKVHAQRYDAGDKLGYLKANIELGLKHNEIGEPLRDYLIELARKLSS; this comes from the coding sequence ATGCCAAACACTGTAAAGATTGCTGTGATTCCAACGGCAGGGCTCGGAACCCGTTTCCTCCCGGCATCCAAGGCAATTCCTAAGGAACTATTTCCAATTATTGATCGGCCTATTTTGCTTTACGTTGTAGAGGAAGCGGTTCGTTCAGGAATTGAAAATATTGTCCTGGTAAATGGCAGAGGAAAAGCGGCGATTGAAGATTTTTTCGATACCTCATACGAGCTAGAAGATCGTCTTATTAAGACCGGAAAGGAAAATTGGTTTGAAGAGATTCAAAGAATTAAGTCCCTCGCTAACATCATCAGCATTCGCCAAAAGAAAGCAGAAGGGCTTGGTCATGCTGTTCTCGCTAGTCAACCCATCATAGGAAGAGCTCCATTCGCAGTTCTACTGGGTGACGAATTGATGATTAATTCCAAAACTGAAACTCCTGCCATCGGTCAGTTGATGAATCATTTTGAAGACACCCGCATTTCCACCGTGGCCGTGATGGAGGTCGAAAAGTCTGAAACTGAAAAATATGGAATCATCGGCCATTCTGGTCAAATTGATGGAAAATTTAAAGTGGACTTTGTGACTGAAAAGCCGCGTCCAGAAAACGCCCCTTCACCTCTCGCCCTACCTGGCCGGTATGTATTCTCCGCCTCAATATTTTCTCTCCTTCAAAATCTTTCTCCTGGAATGGGTGGAGAAATCCAATTAACCGACGCAATGACCGACTTGGCGAAATCCGAGGGCCTCTTCGCTATGAAAGTCCATGCACAAAGATATGATGCGGGAGACAAGCTCGGCTATTTAAAGGCAAATATTGAGCTTGGGTTAAAACATAACGAAATTGGGGAGCCACTTCGAGACTATTTGATCGAACTCGCCAGGAAATTGTCCTCATGA